Proteins from one uncultured Anaeromusa sp. genomic window:
- a CDS encoding FhaA domain-containing protein, with the protein MRRFESFLETGIEGFFNRKLASQLQPAELLLALVKRLEEEQTQGFLLEEIHIQVSQEDYEQLQKPQKSMPEGVMAWLSRRLLEEAVDRSLEVERDMPIFLDPVEVLASGMFKVVVQKVPKAETQEEEGCTRVFQALSGESLLSSRKCASLLASLCIHEGPGAGKRFLCADGRVNMGRREQNEIPLEDRNASRLHAYVQWEDNRHILYDAKSLNGTFVNGHRIMRQVLEPDDLVRIGHTVLRYEVENNDR; encoded by the coding sequence ATGCGCCGTTTCGAAAGTTTTTTGGAAACTGGCATTGAAGGTTTTTTTAACCGCAAATTGGCCAGCCAGTTGCAGCCGGCTGAATTGCTGCTGGCGCTGGTTAAACGTCTGGAAGAAGAGCAGACGCAGGGCTTTTTGTTGGAAGAAATTCACATTCAAGTTTCGCAGGAAGATTACGAGCAGCTGCAAAAACCCCAGAAATCAATGCCGGAAGGGGTAATGGCCTGGTTGTCTAGGCGCCTTTTAGAGGAGGCTGTCGACAGGAGCTTGGAAGTTGAGCGCGATATGCCTATTTTTTTGGATCCGGTTGAGGTTTTAGCTTCAGGAATGTTTAAAGTGGTTGTGCAAAAAGTCCCTAAAGCAGAGACCCAAGAGGAAGAAGGCTGTACTAGGGTATTTCAAGCTCTTTCCGGGGAGTCATTGTTGTCGTCTCGAAAATGCGCTTCGCTTCTTGCTTCTTTATGCATTCATGAGGGCCCTGGCGCAGGCAAGCGGTTTCTCTGCGCTGACGGCCGCGTCAATATGGGGCGGCGGGAGCAAAATGAAATCCCGCTGGAAGATCGCAATGCCAGCCGGTTGCACGCCTATGTCCAGTGGGAAGATAATCGTCATATTCTTTATGATGCGAAAAGTCTTAATGGCACCTTTGTTAATGGCCATCGCATTATGAGGCAAGTGTTGGAACCTGACGATTTAGTTCGCATCGGTCATACGGTGCTGCGTTATGAGGTGGAAAACAATGACCGCTAA
- a CDS encoding FHA domain-containing protein, whose amino-acid sequence MTANLPAWLKFDWQSLFQPSVWGALFSTLLQYALLFLLLIFLFRLLRLMGELVRGSRLRTGVPLEKEKTFSGGAQLRVLDDAQQLLRQTVFPVRASLSIGRGEHNDIVVNDPFVSYEHSSITRYPEGRYVLTDLGSTNQTRVNEQTAQGDVVLQTGDRIQVGSVVFQFER is encoded by the coding sequence ATGACCGCTAATTTGCCTGCATGGTTGAAATTTGACTGGCAATCGTTGTTTCAGCCGTCTGTGTGGGGAGCGCTATTTTCGACATTGCTGCAATACGCCTTGCTTTTTTTACTGCTGATTTTTTTGTTTCGGCTGCTCCGGCTGATGGGAGAGCTGGTGCGCGGCAGCAGGCTGCGTACGGGTGTTCCTCTGGAAAAAGAAAAAACGTTTTCCGGCGGAGCGCAATTACGGGTTCTTGATGATGCGCAGCAGCTTCTTAGGCAAACGGTGTTTCCTGTTCGTGCGTCGCTTTCCATTGGACGAGGCGAGCATAACGATATTGTTGTCAATGATCCTTTTGTCTCTTATGAGCATTCTTCCATTACCCGTTACCCGGAAGGACGCTATGTGTTAACCGATTTAGGCAGTACAAATCAAACGCGTGTGAACGAGCAAACCGCACAAGGAGATGTGGTATTGCAAACAGGAGACCGGATTCAGGTTGGTTCCGTGGTCTTCCAATTTGAGAGGTGA
- a CDS encoding Stp1/IreP family PP2C-type Ser/Thr phosphatase yields the protein MKAFGNSDIGLVREKNEDSLLVSAPLFAVADGMGGHAAGEIASQLALASFQEFLNRDQGNGSWPEKLTAAACAANEAVYEEARKRERLAGMGTTLSAVYLEGIHAYWLHIGDSRLYLYRAEQLQQITSDHSLVWELVRAGSISAEEARHHPRRNVLTKALGTQEKIEADVGMVELKAGDYLLLCSDGLSGLVDEKQLQQLLAEHKDESLKTRVDLMISAANNAGGHDNISAILVEVGQVDAS from the coding sequence GTGAAGGCTTTTGGCAACAGCGATATCGGACTTGTACGGGAAAAGAACGAGGACAGCTTACTGGTAAGCGCTCCTCTTTTTGCCGTAGCCGACGGCATGGGGGGACATGCGGCGGGGGAAATCGCCAGCCAACTGGCGTTGGCTTCGTTTCAAGAGTTTTTAAATCGAGACCAAGGCAACGGTTCTTGGCCGGAAAAACTGACTGCCGCAGCTTGCGCTGCTAACGAAGCTGTGTATGAAGAGGCCCGCAAGAGGGAGCGTTTAGCCGGCATGGGCACAACACTGAGCGCTGTCTATTTGGAAGGGATTCATGCTTATTGGCTCCATATCGGCGATAGCCGCCTGTATCTATACCGTGCGGAACAGCTGCAGCAAATCACGAGCGATCACTCCTTGGTCTGGGAACTGGTGCGCGCCGGCAGTATTAGCGCTGAAGAAGCGCGACATCATCCGCGGCGTAATGTCTTGACAAAAGCATTGGGAACACAGGAGAAAATAGAAGCCGATGTAGGCATGGTGGAGCTAAAAGCTGGAGACTATCTGCTTTTATGCAGCGACGGTCTTAGCGGTTTAGTTGACGAAAAGCAGCTGCAGCAATTGCTGGCTGAACATAAAGATGAGTCTTTAAAAACAAGAGTGGATCTAATGATCTCTGCAGCTAATAACGCTGGCGGTCATGACAATATCAGCGCCATTTTAGTGGAAGTTGGACAGGTTGATGCGTCATGA
- a CDS encoding FtsW/RodA/SpoVE family cell cycle protein, with protein MKRLMQAESRLLLFNALFLLCGFLLLSLYWPDGKAKLPQLLGIAAAVSGAFFLSQRLLRFWEALYLIFPAFLCSMGLILLGRLKPALVTSQAVWIGCGLAAFFLARYSFQKIHIWKRYKYTCGLIGLVLLVSAVIFGVDINGHRSWVVLGPIRFQPAEFARLFLIIFFAAYLSERRELLCQNFVRIGPFRLPRGRFIAPVLCVWLMSMLVLVVERDLGSALLYYSIALVMLYWASGKWDWLVVGFALFLLGSVACYTFYGHIQTRVDIWLDPWADATGRGYQIVQSLFALGWGHILGTGLFLGYPAMIPEVHTDFIFAAIGEEWGLVGAGGVLCVYLLLIFRAFWTVRGSREPFVLLLGGGLAFNMAIQVLLILAGVIKAFPLTGITLPFLSYGGSSMVSNFLLLGILAALSERSGNHDE; from the coding sequence ATGAAGCGATTAATGCAGGCCGAAAGCCGGTTGTTGCTGTTTAACGCTCTGTTTTTGCTTTGCGGCTTTTTGCTGCTCAGTCTGTATTGGCCTGATGGTAAAGCCAAACTGCCGCAATTGCTGGGGATCGCCGCAGCGGTGTCAGGCGCTTTTTTTCTTTCTCAGCGCTTATTACGCTTTTGGGAAGCGTTATATCTTATCTTTCCTGCTTTTCTATGTTCAATGGGCTTAATTTTATTGGGACGTCTCAAGCCGGCCTTGGTTACTTCTCAGGCCGTATGGATTGGCTGCGGGCTGGCGGCGTTCTTTTTGGCGCGTTACAGCTTTCAAAAGATCCATATTTGGAAGCGCTACAAATACACCTGCGGTCTGATAGGCTTGGTTCTGCTGGTATCAGCTGTGATTTTCGGCGTGGATATCAACGGGCACCGCAGTTGGGTGGTTTTGGGGCCTATTCGGTTTCAACCGGCAGAATTTGCCAGACTGTTTTTAATTATTTTCTTTGCTGCTTATCTATCGGAACGGCGCGAATTGCTTTGTCAAAACTTCGTTCGCATCGGTCCCTTTCGTCTACCAAGGGGGCGCTTTATTGCGCCTGTACTGTGCGTATGGCTGATGTCCATGCTGGTGTTGGTGGTGGAGCGCGATTTAGGTTCCGCCTTGCTCTATTACAGCATTGCCTTGGTTATGTTGTATTGGGCCAGCGGCAAGTGGGACTGGTTGGTGGTAGGCTTTGCCTTGTTTCTGCTAGGCTCGGTTGCCTGCTATACTTTTTACGGGCACATTCAGACGAGGGTGGATATTTGGCTCGATCCTTGGGCGGATGCGACCGGGCGCGGGTATCAGATTGTGCAATCCTTGTTTGCCTTAGGGTGGGGACATATTTTGGGAACCGGCCTTTTTCTGGGGTACCCGGCGATGATTCCTGAAGTGCACACCGACTTTATTTTTGCCGCTATTGGCGAAGAATGGGGCTTAGTTGGAGCTGGAGGCGTGTTGTGCGTCTATCTGTTGCTGATTTTTCGAGCTTTTTGGACGGTGCGCGGTTCACGGGAGCCTTTTGTGCTGCTCTTAGGAGGCGGTTTAGCTTTCAATATGGCCATACAGGTGCTGCTCATCTTGGCCGGCGTTATCAAAGCGTTTCCGCTTACGGGAATTACACTGCCCTTTTTAAGCTACGGCGGCAGTTCCATGGTTTCCAACTTCCTTCTTTTAGGCATTTTGGCCGCTCTGTCGGAAAGGAGCGGCAATCATGATGAATGA
- a CDS encoding penicillin-binding transpeptidase domain-containing protein, with the protein MMNDDLFRMIRNTFFFLFFLFLLLLGRLAYVQLFQADELSAHPLNRRGGETQLEERGRILDRHGEVLAESRRQDDGSWYRYYPYGAVTAHAVGYTHPRYGQSGAELQYTNELSGHMTSDRRWEGLLKAMQHGGALGNDVRLTMDARLQEAAYEALGNRRGSVVLLDAQSGEILVMLSRPAYNPNRLDAQWSSLQNQEETPLLNRAQYGQYPPGSIFKTVTAYEALASGKATANTTFQCDGHLRIGSDYEMTEANGKAHGKLTLRQAMAESCNVVFGSLALALGRDGMRQALEHQGFFRPLGSFLEENAPRTPNFSQLTPGELAQTGIGQGDLVVTPLRMAMLAAGYSNQGLLPQPRLLSQIIARNGLPLSFVTDKVWLTLEQRAAAEEVRRMMLLTVQDGTGGAAAVSGLVVGGKTGTAENPHGKPHAWFMGFAQEGKRTVAIAVIVENGGSGGAVAAPIARQVFRAAFR; encoded by the coding sequence ATGATGAATGATGACTTGTTCCGGATGATTCGCAATACTTTTTTCTTTCTGTTCTTTTTGTTTTTGCTGCTTTTAGGACGCTTGGCTTATGTGCAGTTATTTCAGGCGGACGAATTGTCCGCACATCCGCTAAACCGCCGCGGCGGTGAAACGCAGCTAGAAGAACGCGGGCGTATTTTGGACCGTCATGGGGAAGTGCTGGCGGAATCGCGCCGTCAGGACGACGGCTCTTGGTATCGGTACTACCCCTATGGGGCTGTCACCGCCCATGCGGTCGGTTACACGCATCCGCGTTATGGACAAAGCGGGGCGGAACTGCAGTATACTAACGAGCTGTCTGGACACATGACGTCTGACCGTCGTTGGGAAGGCTTGTTGAAAGCGATGCAGCACGGCGGGGCGCTTGGCAATGATGTGCGTTTAACCATGGACGCCCGCTTGCAGGAAGCGGCCTATGAAGCTCTGGGCAATCGCCGGGGCAGCGTGGTACTTCTAGATGCCCAAAGCGGTGAAATTCTTGTTATGCTCAGTCGGCCCGCCTATAATCCGAATCGCTTAGATGCGCAATGGAGTTCGCTGCAAAATCAGGAGGAGACGCCGCTTTTAAATCGGGCCCAGTATGGACAATATCCTCCTGGATCGATTTTTAAAACCGTTACCGCTTACGAAGCGTTGGCTTCCGGCAAGGCGACGGCTAATACGACGTTTCAATGCGATGGTCACTTGCGTATTGGCAGCGATTATGAAATGACCGAAGCCAATGGCAAGGCGCATGGCAAATTGACGCTGCGTCAGGCGATGGCGGAGTCTTGCAATGTGGTTTTTGGCTCGCTGGCTCTTGCTTTGGGCCGGGACGGTATGCGGCAGGCATTGGAACATCAAGGGTTTTTCCGGCCTTTAGGCAGCTTTTTAGAGGAAAATGCGCCTAGAACGCCGAATTTTTCACAATTGACGCCAGGAGAGCTGGCGCAAACTGGAATCGGTCAAGGAGATTTAGTGGTAACGCCGCTGCGGATGGCTATGCTGGCCGCTGGCTACAGCAACCAGGGCTTACTGCCGCAGCCTCGGCTGCTGTCGCAGATTATTGCGCGCAATGGCTTGCCTTTGTCTTTCGTTACAGACAAGGTTTGGCTGACGCTGGAGCAACGCGCTGCCGCCGAGGAAGTGCGGCGGATGATGCTGCTGACGGTTCAAGACGGAACCGGCGGCGCAGCGGCTGTTAGCGGCTTGGTTGTAGGCGGCAAGACCGGTACGGCTGAAAACCCTCATGGAAAACCGCATGCATGGTTTATGGGTTTTGCCCAAGAAGGCAAAAGAACCGTAGCCATTGCTGTAATTGTAGAGAACGGCGGCAGCGGCGGCGCTGTTGCTGCACCGATTGCGCGACAAGTATTTCGCGCTGCATTTCGCTAA
- the pknB gene encoding Stk1 family PASTA domain-containing Ser/Thr kinase, with the protein MVNRILAHRYKLLEKIGGGGMATVYRAQDNLLERPVAVKVLHQQFTHDQEFISRFRREAQAAAKLSHPNIVNMYDVGCDQDTHYIVMEYVSGGTLKEEIQQHAPLPLAQALQVASNIAEALDHAHQHQLVHCDIKPHNILIQPGGRVKVTDFGIARAVTSTTMSHTGTVFGSVHYFSPEQAKGLPVSAQSDIYSLGVVLYEMLTGTLPFQGESPVAIALQHLQQEPDSPGLRREDLPPMIEAIVLKALRKVPSERYQSAGHMLADLRLALGLLERDGDRPADEFATQLLTPMDWQGPQDRSATVKQDLGALHRNETMRLKRGFAEPSGKPPAKKRTPYLIFALVMLLLIGFGTGAFMAYGKFWSSSEVTVPSVVGQQADVAKNALMNLNLRVSISESYDPKVPPGQVISQYPEAGAVVKEQRMVTLLVSKGGDMAIVPDLRGLSRSDAELQLRNAGLVVGRITEQASTEVPAGSVVSQNPRPPAQVAKNTPVDIVVSKGDDKKKVSVPDIRGLSVPDATAKLSAVKLSLGKVTEESGSSGVITLQNPAPGSEAAEGSYIDVTLGRSGGGSHRSAVQFTVPSGPQRQAVQIAVTDSSGRRIVYESVHKPGDRIEKTVEGSGSMKVQIYVNGNLLQEQTP; encoded by the coding sequence ATGGTGAACCGCATATTGGCTCATCGTTATAAACTGTTGGAGAAAATTGGCGGCGGCGGCATGGCTACGGTATATCGCGCTCAGGACAATCTTTTGGAACGTCCTGTTGCCGTCAAGGTGCTGCACCAGCAATTTACTCACGATCAGGAATTCATCAGCCGTTTTCGCAGGGAAGCGCAGGCGGCGGCTAAACTGTCCCATCCGAATATTGTCAACATGTATGATGTGGGATGTGACCAAGATACTCACTATATTGTTATGGAATACGTTTCCGGCGGGACGCTGAAAGAAGAAATTCAGCAGCATGCGCCGCTGCCTTTGGCGCAGGCGCTGCAGGTGGCGTCCAATATCGCCGAAGCTCTTGATCACGCCCATCAACACCAATTAGTACACTGCGACATTAAGCCGCACAACATTCTAATTCAGCCTGGGGGCCGGGTGAAGGTAACGGATTTTGGCATTGCCCGCGCGGTTACTTCGACGACGATGAGCCATACTGGGACGGTATTCGGTTCGGTACATTATTTCTCGCCGGAGCAGGCCAAAGGACTGCCGGTTAGCGCGCAGTCGGATATTTATTCTTTGGGCGTTGTCTTGTATGAAATGCTCACAGGAACCTTGCCTTTCCAAGGAGAATCGCCGGTAGCCATCGCTTTGCAGCATTTACAGCAGGAACCGGACTCTCCCGGTTTGCGCCGCGAGGATCTGCCTCCCATGATAGAAGCCATCGTCCTAAAAGCCTTGCGCAAAGTGCCGTCGGAACGCTACCAAAGCGCCGGGCATATGCTGGCAGACTTACGGCTGGCCCTGGGCCTTTTGGAGCGGGATGGAGATCGTCCTGCCGATGAATTTGCTACCCAGCTGTTAACGCCGATGGACTGGCAGGGACCGCAGGATCGCTCTGCCACAGTCAAACAAGATTTGGGCGCCTTGCATCGGAATGAGACGATGCGTCTCAAACGAGGTTTTGCGGAACCTTCCGGCAAGCCTCCGGCCAAGAAGCGGACGCCGTATCTGATCTTTGCGCTGGTTATGCTGCTGTTGATTGGCTTTGGCACCGGGGCATTCATGGCTTATGGGAAATTTTGGAGCAGTAGCGAAGTTACCGTGCCTAGTGTAGTAGGACAACAGGCAGACGTAGCTAAGAACGCTCTTATGAATCTGAATCTCCGCGTCAGTATTTCCGAATCGTACGATCCCAAGGTACCGCCGGGGCAGGTCATTTCACAGTATCCGGAAGCCGGGGCGGTTGTCAAGGAACAGCGCATGGTTACGCTTCTTGTCAGCAAGGGCGGCGATATGGCCATTGTACCTGATTTGCGAGGCTTATCCCGCAGCGACGCGGAGCTGCAGCTTCGCAACGCCGGCCTTGTAGTGGGGCGTATTACCGAACAAGCCAGTACTGAAGTGCCTGCCGGCTCGGTTGTTTCGCAAAATCCGCGCCCACCGGCGCAGGTGGCTAAAAATACACCTGTGGACATCGTTGTCAGCAAAGGGGATGATAAAAAGAAAGTCAGCGTGCCGGATATTCGAGGGCTTTCGGTTCCCGATGCCACGGCGAAGCTGAGTGCTGTTAAATTATCCTTGGGCAAGGTGACTGAAGAAAGCGGCTCTTCCGGCGTTATTACGTTGCAAAATCCGGCTCCTGGAAGCGAAGCTGCGGAAGGAAGCTATATTGATGTGACGTTAGGACGAAGCGGAGGCGGCAGCCATCGCAGCGCCGTACAATTTACTGTGCCCAGCGGGCCGCAGCGTCAAGCCGTGCAGATTGCAGTGACCGACAGTAGCGGCCGGCGCATTGTTTATGAAAGCGTGCATAAACCGGGTGACCGAATTGAGAAAACCGTAGAGGGCAGCGGTTCAATGAAGGTTCAAATTTATGTAAATGGTAATTTGCTGCAGGAACAGACTCCATAG
- the rsgA gene encoding ribosome small subunit-dependent GTPase A: MKGIVVKAYNSYYYVQAEDGREVPCRLRGKFKKGRFSLLVGDHVVFKDVPEDGSGVIEEILPRRNCLIRPPIANVDQVVLVFAATNPAPSPVLIDRFLVLCEHAGFSPLLCFNKVDDSDIEQDLQPLYDLYARQVGYRVFALSAQSGYGLEALMACLQGRITAFAGPSGVGKSTLLNRLYPGFSLETGGLSRKISRGRHTTRFAMLLPLEDRSGYVVDTPGFSQTEFAQIGERELEACFPELQPYLGQCRFNGCLHMAEPDCAVKQAVADGAIAACRYESYQQIFGQIREAKKGY, from the coding sequence ATGAAGGGCATAGTGGTTAAAGCCTACAATAGTTATTATTACGTGCAGGCGGAAGACGGCAGGGAAGTTCCTTGCCGCTTGCGGGGGAAATTTAAAAAAGGACGTTTTTCTCTCTTGGTGGGCGATCATGTTGTATTTAAGGATGTGCCAGAAGACGGCAGCGGCGTCATCGAAGAAATTCTTCCGCGCCGCAACTGCCTAATTCGTCCGCCTATAGCCAATGTAGATCAGGTGGTACTTGTTTTTGCAGCCACCAATCCTGCGCCAAGCCCGGTTTTGATTGACCGTTTCCTTGTGTTATGCGAGCATGCGGGATTTTCACCGCTTTTATGCTTTAACAAGGTGGATGACTCGGATATTGAACAGGATCTGCAGCCCCTATATGATTTATACGCCAGACAGGTGGGCTACCGGGTGTTTGCCCTTTCGGCGCAAAGCGGTTATGGTCTGGAGGCGCTGATGGCATGCCTGCAGGGACGCATTACCGCTTTTGCCGGTCCTTCCGGCGTTGGCAAATCTACACTGCTTAACCGCCTTTATCCGGGCTTCTCGCTGGAAACAGGCGGACTGAGCCGCAAAATTTCCCGGGGCCGTCATACTACCCGCTTTGCGATGCTGCTTCCCCTTGAGGACCGGAGCGGCTATGTAGTGGATACGCCGGGTTTCAGTCAAACCGAATTTGCGCAAATTGGCGAGCGGGAACTGGAGGCTTGCTTTCCTGAGCTGCAGCCGTATTTGGGACAGTGTCGCTTTAACGGCTGTCTGCATATGGCAGAACCGGATTGCGCAGTGAAGCAGGCTGTGGCGGACGGCGCTATTGCCGCCTGCCGTTATGAATCGTATCAGCAAATTTTCGGCCAAATTCGCGAGGCCAAGAAGGGATATTGA
- the rpe gene encoding ribulose-phosphate 3-epimerase, with translation MKQTVRIAPSILSADFSKLGEEVAAIEAAGADWVHIDVMDGHFVPNLTFGAPVVSCLRKVTKMPFDVHLMVEAPQNYIADFAKAGADILTIHLETAPHLHRVIQEIKEAGLKAAVSLNPSTPLCLLEEILPDLDMVLLMSVNPGFGGQAFIPSSLEKVRKLRQMLDAKGLKTDIQVDGGVTPDNAAQLIAAGATVLVAGSAVYKAPDMANAIHSLRGA, from the coding sequence ATGAAGCAAACAGTGCGTATAGCTCCTTCGATTTTATCCGCCGATTTTTCCAAACTGGGGGAGGAAGTGGCGGCCATTGAAGCGGCCGGAGCGGACTGGGTTCATATTGATGTGATGGACGGACATTTTGTGCCGAATCTGACCTTTGGCGCGCCTGTTGTATCTTGCCTGCGCAAAGTGACGAAAATGCCTTTTGACGTACATCTCATGGTGGAAGCGCCGCAGAATTATATAGCCGACTTTGCCAAGGCAGGGGCTGATATTTTGACGATACATCTCGAGACGGCGCCGCATCTGCATCGCGTCATTCAAGAAATTAAGGAAGCAGGCCTGAAAGCGGCGGTTTCTCTCAATCCCAGCACGCCTTTGTGCCTGCTGGAGGAAATCCTGCCTGATCTAGACATGGTGCTCCTCATGAGCGTCAACCCGGGCTTTGGCGGTCAAGCGTTTATTCCGTCCAGTCTGGAGAAGGTGCGCAAATTGAGGCAAATGCTGGATGCAAAAGGGCTCAAGACCGACATTCAAGTAGACGGCGGTGTAACGCCGGACAATGCGGCGCAGTTAATTGCGGCTGGCGCTACCGTCTTGGTAGCCGGTTCGGCTGTATATAAGGCGCCGGACATGGCAAATGCGATTCATTCTCTGCGAGGGGCTTGA
- the ribD gene encoding bifunctional diaminohydroxyphosphoribosylaminopyrimidine deaminase/5-amino-6-(5-phosphoribosylamino)uracil reductase RibD, producing the protein MREEEYMRHALTLASYARGRTSPNPMVGAVLVRDGEIVGQGWHRQAGTPHAEIHALRQAGELAKGATLYVTLEPCCHQGRTGPCTEAIIQAGVRRVVMAMTDPNPLVAGCGSQRLREAGVEVEEGLLSCEAALLNEVFIKGISTGMPFVVMKAAMTLDGKIASHTGHSQWITGEAARLEVHRLRNEYDAILVGVGTAIADDPQLTTRLPEGGRNPIRIVLDSKGRLPLNSKLLCDGEAPTWIAVTQAAPQERVAALQERAEVIVLPADERGGVDIRALCLHLRQERQLTSIFVEGGSAVHGSFLSAGVVDKVHFFMAPKLIGGCEAPGPIGGLGCSLMDQAVPLEELTVKNIGNDLWISAYVATREGRDVYRTCGRIG; encoded by the coding sequence TTGCGAGAGGAAGAATACATGCGTCACGCTCTGACTCTGGCATCGTACGCCAGGGGGAGGACAAGTCCCAACCCGATGGTCGGGGCGGTGCTTGTGCGTGACGGTGAGATTGTGGGCCAAGGCTGGCACCGCCAGGCTGGCACGCCCCATGCGGAAATTCATGCTTTGCGGCAAGCCGGTGAATTAGCGAAGGGCGCCACTTTGTACGTGACGCTGGAGCCCTGCTGCCATCAAGGTCGCACAGGACCTTGTACAGAAGCGATTATTCAAGCCGGCGTGCGTAGAGTGGTTATGGCCATGACCGACCCCAACCCTCTTGTGGCAGGCTGTGGCAGTCAACGTCTGCGTGAGGCGGGCGTGGAAGTGGAAGAAGGACTGCTTTCGTGTGAAGCGGCGCTTTTAAATGAAGTGTTCATTAAAGGGATTTCTACAGGTATGCCCTTTGTGGTTATGAAGGCGGCGATGACTTTGGACGGTAAAATTGCCAGCCATACCGGTCATTCTCAATGGATTACCGGCGAGGCGGCCCGACTGGAGGTGCATCGCCTGCGTAACGAGTACGACGCCATTTTAGTAGGCGTCGGTACGGCCATTGCCGACGACCCGCAGTTAACGACGCGTCTGCCTGAGGGAGGACGCAATCCGATCCGCATTGTTCTTGATTCCAAGGGGCGGTTACCGCTGAATTCCAAGCTGCTTTGCGACGGCGAAGCTCCTACTTGGATCGCGGTGACCCAGGCGGCACCGCAAGAGCGTGTAGCCGCTCTGCAGGAGCGAGCAGAGGTCATCGTGCTGCCTGCAGACGAACGAGGCGGTGTTGATATCCGAGCGTTATGCCTTCACTTGCGGCAGGAGCGCCAGTTGACAAGCATTTTTGTAGAAGGCGGTTCTGCGGTGCATGGTTCTTTTCTGAGCGCCGGCGTCGTGGACAAGGTGCACTTCTTCATGGCGCCCAAGTTGATTGGCGGCTGTGAAGCACCTGGACCTATCGGCGGTCTGGGCTGCTCCTTAATGGATCAGGCGGTGCCGTTGGAAGAGTTAACTGTAAAAAATATAGGGAACGACTTATGGATTAGCGCGTATGTCGCCACGAGGGAGGGCCGCGATGTTTACCGGACTTGTGGAAGAATTGGGTAA
- a CDS encoding riboflavin synthase, translating to MFTGLVEELGKIKSIAKGTKSARLTIEGQVVLQDVKLGDSIAVNGTCLTVVEYTQRSFTADVMPETVRSTVLAELKPGDVVNLERTLRLGDRLGGHIVSGHVDGVGVIRSKERSDNAIVVTIEAPPQVMRYIIAKGSIAIDGTSLTIVDYGTDWFSVSLIPHTASLTTVGLKESGSKVNLEADVLGKYVAKLLGLQNGDEKKQASSGLTMEFLQQHGFGG from the coding sequence ATGTTTACCGGACTTGTGGAAGAATTGGGTAAAATCAAATCCATTGCCAAGGGAACCAAGTCAGCGCGTCTGACGATTGAAGGACAAGTTGTATTGCAGGATGTAAAGCTGGGCGATAGTATCGCCGTTAACGGCACTTGCCTGACGGTTGTGGAATATACGCAGCGGTCTTTTACGGCGGATGTCATGCCAGAGACGGTGCGCAGCACCGTTTTGGCGGAGCTTAAGCCTGGAGATGTGGTAAATCTGGAGCGTACGTTGCGCCTTGGGGATCGTTTGGGCGGTCATATTGTGAGCGGCCATGTCGATGGCGTTGGCGTAATCCGCAGCAAGGAGCGCAGCGACAATGCGATAGTGGTTACCATTGAAGCGCCGCCGCAGGTGATGCGCTATATCATTGCCAAAGGATCTATTGCTATTGATGGTACCAGTTTGACAATTGTTGACTATGGAACTGACTGGTTTAGCGTTTCCTTAATTCCTCATACAGCATCGTTAACAACCGTAGGGCTAAAAGAAAGCGGCAGCAAAGTCAATCTTGAGGCCGATGTGCTTGGCAAGTATGTGGCAAAGCTATTGGGTTTGCAAAATGGTGATGAAAAAAAGCAAGCGTCATCCGGGTTAACGATGGAATTTTTACAGCAGCATGGTTTTGGCGGATAA